A genomic window from Haladaptatus caseinilyticus includes:
- a CDS encoding ArnT family glycosyltransferase yields MTTRRRARILATLLSIVTAVVVFFIATKLFPYHSLNHDEGVYLQQAAMLIEGNLFLHPPVPDAFRPWFFVRDGGRLFPKYAPVPAAMFALGTLAGNARLSLAAIAAANVGLTYAITTESFDRRTGVIAAILLATSPLFIVDSAIFLPYAPTTLWNLLFAFAYFRSARLESRGYSVLAGSAIGISFFSRPYTAILFAAPFVVHALHAARATWFDRDVVSRLTITGVTGLFGVGITLGYNAIVTGSPFVFPYEAFAPLDGLGFGHRKLLDYEQQYTVGLALRSNAGVLAALFTRWVAGGILGTGLAAVGLVAGIHRSHSNHWRDRFTQNQARAILAGLFVSIPLGNVYFWGNRNIVATLSDPNDGLIHFLGPYYHFDILLPMAVFGAFGAITLSRWLRNRVDRFVRTRRTRTVFVTILVLSASVFAGVTASLATAPLQANATVTDQYQVAYEPVENRSFENALVFVPTTHGDWLNHPFQSFRNDPGFDGEVVYALDGPRRFAVVDSYPNRTLYRYVYRGQWEPYSGTAVEPRLQRVRAVRGDSVSLHTTVGLPQAVDSASIRLASDEGDTYYVADGDDSARFRLVVSDGRARLDGSTVRSVGNDAAIPVGRTDTLAVEVYVENADGTGFSYIIRLPVERRDGTIRALSPYRGLCRVPRNCGDDGITYLPDETRPDVSLTTRLNGSA; encoded by the coding sequence ATGACGACGCGACGGCGCGCCCGAATTCTCGCCACTTTGCTCTCGATCGTCACCGCGGTCGTCGTGTTCTTCATCGCAACGAAGCTGTTTCCGTATCACTCCCTCAACCACGACGAGGGCGTTTATCTCCAGCAAGCGGCGATGCTGATCGAGGGGAACCTGTTTCTCCATCCCCCCGTTCCCGACGCGTTCCGACCGTGGTTCTTCGTGCGGGATGGCGGACGGCTCTTCCCGAAGTACGCACCCGTCCCGGCGGCCATGTTCGCACTCGGAACGCTCGCCGGAAACGCTCGTCTTTCGCTGGCCGCCATCGCCGCCGCCAACGTTGGACTCACGTATGCGATTACCACCGAGTCATTCGACCGCAGGACTGGGGTGATCGCCGCCATCTTGCTTGCCACGTCACCGTTGTTTATCGTGGACTCCGCGATCTTTCTTCCCTACGCGCCGACGACGCTCTGGAACCTCCTGTTCGCGTTCGCGTACTTCCGTTCCGCCCGTCTCGAATCGCGGGGCTATTCGGTTCTCGCCGGTAGTGCCATCGGCATCTCGTTTTTCTCTCGACCGTACACCGCGATATTGTTCGCCGCGCCGTTCGTCGTTCACGCACTCCACGCGGCTCGGGCGACATGGTTCGACCGCGACGTCGTTTCACGACTCACAATCACTGGCGTCACCGGACTGTTCGGTGTCGGCATCACGCTAGGATACAATGCCATCGTCACCGGCTCTCCGTTCGTATTCCCGTACGAAGCCTTCGCTCCCCTCGATGGGCTGGGCTTCGGACACCGAAAACTGCTCGATTACGAACAGCAGTATACCGTTGGACTCGCGCTGCGATCGAACGCAGGGGTTCTCGCCGCCTTGTTCACCAGGTGGGTTGCCGGTGGTATCCTCGGAACGGGGCTGGCGGCAGTCGGTCTCGTCGCCGGGATTCACCGGAGCCATTCGAACCATTGGCGGGACCGATTCACGCAGAATCAAGCGCGAGCGATCCTCGCAGGGCTGTTCGTTTCCATCCCTCTCGGCAACGTCTACTTTTGGGGAAACCGGAACATCGTCGCTACGCTCTCCGATCCAAACGACGGTCTGATTCACTTCCTCGGTCCGTACTATCACTTCGATATCCTCCTCCCGATGGCCGTTTTCGGAGCGTTCGGTGCCATCACCCTTTCCCGATGGCTTCGAAACCGGGTGGATAGATTCGTCCGAACCCGCCGGACGAGAACGGTGTTTGTCACCATTCTCGTCCTTTCTGCGTCCGTGTTTGCCGGTGTAACTGCTTCGCTTGCGACGGCCCCGCTTCAGGCGAACGCAACGGTTACCGACCAGTATCAGGTGGCGTACGAACCCGTCGAAAATCGCTCGTTCGAGAACGCTCTCGTCTTCGTCCCGACGACGCACGGCGATTGGCTGAACCACCCGTTTCAATCGTTCCGAAACGACCCGGGGTTCGACGGGGAGGTCGTGTACGCGCTCGACGGTCCCCGACGATTCGCCGTCGTCGATAGCTATCCGAATCGCACCCTGTATCGGTACGTCTACCGCGGGCAGTGGGAACCGTACTCCGGAACCGCGGTCGAACCACGACTCCAGCGGGTCAGAGCGGTTCGCGGTGACTCGGTATCTCTCCATACGACCGTCGGACTTCCGCAAGCAGTCGATTCGGCGTCGATACGACTGGCGTCTGACGAGGGGGATACGTACTACGTCGCCGATGGCGACGATTCGGCGCGATTTCGTCTCGTCGTCTCCGACGGACGCGCACGATTGGACGGTTCGACTGTTCGCTCAGTGGGGAACGACGCGGCGATTCCAGTCGGTCGAACCGACACGCTTGCTGTCGAGGTGTACGTCGAAAACGCCGACGGAACCGGTTTTTCCTACATTATTCGGCTCCCAGTCGAACGACGAGACGGGACGATTCGGGCGCTGTCACCGTACCGAGGGCTCTGTCGCGTCCCGAGAAATTGCGGTGATGATGGGATTACCTACCTTCCGGACGAAACCCGGCCCGACGTCTCCCTTACAACACGGTTGAACGGTTCAGCGTGA
- a CDS encoding dolichyl-phosphate hexose transferase, with the protein MQPEARDGSEFTFDDVSVVMGTYNEEAAIRSVLADIDRVTDGRAEVVCVDGSSDETPEIAAEHGARVIRQQPQGYGIAVRAALLAPDRPVVVTTDCDDTYPMDQLPEFLDLLNEGYDVVSGDRLYYGADAMPEINRWGNRAFAVLASVLMGKRVHDTTTGMRAYRRDVIETIDWTQNTGLSAELLIRPLMRGYRVREIPIDYAERKGETKLDPFSGGAEIAGSIAKVALQERFR; encoded by the coding sequence ATGCAACCCGAAGCACGGGACGGCAGCGAGTTCACGTTCGACGACGTGAGTGTCGTCATGGGAACATACAACGAGGAGGCGGCAATCAGGTCAGTGCTCGCTGATATCGATCGTGTAACGGACGGAAGGGCGGAAGTCGTCTGTGTCGATGGGTCATCCGACGAAACGCCCGAAATCGCGGCGGAACACGGTGCCCGTGTCATCCGACAACAACCGCAAGGATACGGCATCGCGGTGCGGGCCGCTCTGCTCGCGCCGGACCGACCGGTCGTCGTAACCACGGACTGCGACGACACCTATCCGATGGACCAGTTGCCCGAATTCCTCGACCTGCTGAACGAGGGCTACGACGTGGTGAGCGGCGATAGACTATACTATGGTGCGGATGCCATGCCGGAGATCAACCGGTGGGGAAATCGGGCGTTCGCCGTCCTCGCATCCGTGTTGATGGGAAAGCGCGTTCACGACACGACGACGGGAATGCGTGCCTATCGTCGGGACGTTATCGAAACGATAGACTGGACGCAGAACACCGGTCTTTCGGCGGAGTTATTGATTCGGCCGCTCATGCGGGGATATCGGGTTCGAGAGATTCCTATCGACTACGCCGAGCGAAAGGGGGAGACGAAACTCGACCCATTTTCAGGTGGGGCCGAAATCGCGGGGTCCATCGCAAAGGTCGCACTCCAAGAACGATTCCGTTGA
- a CDS encoding twin-arginine translocation signal domain-containing protein translates to MSENKNDDTKSVESEERRSFMKKGALATGALALGLGSAGTAAAQDGNSVLVYTYDYHPNVPFRVTNSLEASTVVRLLQRPGGGDVPEISQPDDYSGWVIRYDLGGQDAAITTVMFSRSASLSRGDRRRFAGDATIFSSELNLLSTTLQGGGNGGTSTTQSGGNNSSN, encoded by the coding sequence ATGTCCGAGAACAAAAACGACGACACGAAATCGGTAGAATCGGAAGAACGACGCTCGTTCATGAAGAAGGGCGCACTCGCGACGGGTGCGCTCGCGCTGGGTCTCGGTAGTGCCGGAACCGCTGCCGCGCAGGACGGAAATTCGGTGCTGGTCTACACGTACGACTACCACCCGAACGTTCCGTTCCGCGTTACCAACAGCCTCGAAGCATCGACGGTCGTTCGGCTACTACAGCGCCCTGGCGGCGGCGACGTGCCCGAGATCAGCCAGCCTGACGACTACAGCGGTTGGGTCATTCGCTACGACCTCGGTGGTCAAGACGCCGCGATCACGACGGTCATGTTCTCGCGCAGTGCGAGCCTCAGCAGGGGCGACCGTCGTCGGTTCGCCGGTGACGCGACCATCTTCAGCAGCGAACTCAACCTGCTCAGCACGACACTGCAGGGTGGTGGAAACGGCGGGACCTCGACGACGCAGAGCGGCGGGAACAACTCGTCCAACTAA
- a CDS encoding tyrosine-type recombinase/integrase — MATRNSDSPNPEDPVGYFLQDLLYHGKSERTRAAYKRVLRRFEAFLGDPEVNPSGRSVTPASATQRDCMAWIHTLRGNHAESTIATYASYLHRFYTYMTQVGAFDSNPMALVVEEMHESIDKDPMRREISVADMRKFTANVTHPLERAVVLTLLKTGMRVGEVSNLDLRDVNLADENVQRAYTVGDRPQLDGRPDSIFIAADAIRGEVVNGEERTASNKRKRETIVPVDSELKKVLIRWLAIRPDVRSSAEPLFVSTSGDWGARLTPKMIRNIVERHAREWGWHRTGGGAEENVTPHYFRHFFTTHLRDRTGDRGIVKYLRGDVASDIIDTYTHNWGDRVREVYEANVYSLL; from the coding sequence ATGGCCACGCGTAATTCCGACAGTCCGAATCCCGAGGACCCGGTTGGTTATTTCCTTCAGGATTTACTCTATCACGGAAAGAGCGAACGAACCAGAGCGGCATACAAACGAGTCCTGCGCCGCTTCGAAGCGTTCCTTGGTGACCCCGAGGTAAATCCTTCTGGCCGCAGTGTGACGCCAGCGTCAGCTACCCAGCGCGATTGTATGGCGTGGATTCACACCCTCCGCGGAAACCATGCCGAAAGCACCATCGCCACGTATGCGTCCTATCTCCACCGGTTTTACACGTACATGACACAGGTCGGTGCGTTCGACTCGAATCCCATGGCACTCGTGGTTGAGGAGATGCACGAATCCATCGACAAAGACCCGATGCGCCGCGAAATTTCGGTGGCGGACATGCGAAAATTCACCGCAAATGTCACCCACCCACTGGAGCGCGCTGTCGTCCTCACTCTATTGAAGACCGGAATGCGTGTCGGCGAAGTCAGCAACCTCGATCTTCGGGATGTGAATCTCGCCGATGAAAATGTGCAGCGGGCATACACTGTCGGTGATCGCCCGCAACTCGATGGCCGGCCCGACTCGATTTTCATCGCGGCGGATGCGATCAGGGGAGAAGTCGTCAACGGCGAAGAACGCACAGCCTCGAACAAGCGGAAGCGAGAGACCATCGTTCCGGTGGACAGCGAACTCAAAAAAGTACTCATCCGATGGCTTGCGATTCGTCCGGACGTCCGATCATCCGCGGAACCACTGTTCGTCAGCACAAGCGGCGATTGGGGCGCACGTCTCACGCCGAAAATGATTCGAAATATCGTCGAACGTCATGCCCGTGAGTGGGGTTGGCATCGAACCGGAGGTGGTGCCGAGGAAAACGTCACTCCCCACTATTTCCGTCACTTTTTCACGACGCATCTTCGCGACCGGACCGGTGACCGTGGAATCGTGAAATACCTCCGTGGCGACGTCGCGAGCGATATCATCGACACGTACACTCACAATTGGGGCGACCGAGTACGAGAAGTATATGAAGCGAACGTCTACTCGCTGCTGTAG
- a CDS encoding DUF5805 domain-containing protein, which produces MADETSRAVVKTYIPEYQKDDWQSHADELDMSQSEFVRAMVQAGRKGFEMDPVQTQPEGSNPRGDELKTRLLEILASEGHLSWDELVERLAGDFEDKLEDELNELQSTNRVQYSGRHGGYELVGGIDGHA; this is translated from the coding sequence ATGGCCGACGAAACGAGCAGAGCTGTCGTTAAAACATACATTCCGGAGTATCAAAAGGACGATTGGCAGTCACATGCGGACGAACTCGACATGAGCCAGAGCGAGTTCGTTAGGGCCATGGTACAGGCCGGAAGAAAGGGGTTCGAAATGGATCCCGTGCAGACCCAACCCGAGGGGTCCAACCCCAGGGGTGACGAGCTGAAAACACGGTTGCTCGAAATCCTCGCATCGGAGGGGCATCTGTCATGGGACGAACTGGTCGAACGCCTCGCGGGCGATTTCGAGGACAAACTGGAAGACGAACTCAACGAGCTCCAGTCGACAAACCGAGTTCAGTATAGTGGGCGACACGGAGGTTACGAACTGGTCGGAGGTATCGATGGCCACGCGTAA
- a CDS encoding copper chaperone, which yields MVPLGFHAVLPGGIYGFTRAHTHAVIGGVLVLTGLYQLSTVKQSRLRTCCARVEPGPARAADGQKKGFEHGISCILVCLGPFFFLMPFFGEMNYFWMVALTTVVTVERLPPTWGREFSSATGAVSLIAGIIVLLLRPPLPIGFVM from the coding sequence ATGGTTCCACTCGGATTCCATGCGGTGCTTCCCGGCGGTATCTACGGATTCACGCGGGCACACACTCACGCAGTCATCGGCGGAGTGCTCGTGCTGACCGGGTTGTATCAACTTTCGACTGTCAAACAATCGCGACTCCGAACCTGCTGTGCACGTGTCGAACCGGGGCCTGCGCGTGCCGCGGACGGCCAGAAGAAGGGATTCGAACACGGTATAAGTTGCATTCTCGTCTGCCTCGGTCCGTTTTTCTTCCTGATGCCCTTCTTCGGCGAGATGAACTACTTCTGGATGGTCGCGCTCACCACGGTCGTAACGGTCGAACGACTCCCGCCCACGTGGGGCAGGGAGTTTTCGAGTGCGACAGGTGCCGTCTCGTTGATTGCGGGCATCATCGTTCTTTTGCTACGGCCGCCTCTCCCGATAGGATTCGTAATGTAG
- a CDS encoding flippase has product MGEQRELRNLLSSASLVFVGAAIASVAKLLERIVLGRSLSTAAFGEVNIALTTMSLGVTFALVGFGQGIPRYMSRYEDERDVRGAWLTGLLFAGVVAVAVASVLYFKADFITANLFDKGDSSNLVPVFVLAIPLVVGYQVGVGGIRGFENTIYKTYVGDLLYPFGRIFLLVGLLALGFGPVAAGYAYLISAAVAFVAAHYLLNRLLPLVGEFRLHMREMALFSAPLVVSSVLADLLTRTDTVMLGFFKTSHQVGLYAAAYPLANSLLIALSSFGFLYLPLASRLDANGERDEISSIYQLTTKWIFVVTFPAFLLFVTFPADILTVFFGERYAGGALALVILSLGFFTNAAGGRNRETLSALGHTGMILTGNALAFGLNLVLNLVLIPAHGFVGAAVASAIANVTLNVFMFAVLWLKFGITPFSRWTVRTMTRVPLLLFPPAVVVSRMVSLSVITLPLALAIAAVGTLIAVSAADCLQPEDRVVVDFVEKITKTKLPFLHGYVPEATD; this is encoded by the coding sequence ATGGGTGAGCAACGAGAGCTTCGGAACCTCCTTTCGAGTGCGAGTCTCGTGTTCGTCGGTGCCGCCATCGCCTCCGTTGCGAAACTACTCGAACGGATCGTCCTCGGGCGGAGTCTATCGACGGCCGCATTCGGCGAAGTGAACATCGCGCTCACGACGATGTCGTTGGGGGTTACGTTCGCACTCGTCGGGTTCGGGCAGGGAATCCCGCGGTACATGTCCCGATACGAGGACGAGCGAGACGTTCGAGGTGCGTGGTTGACCGGCCTGCTCTTCGCCGGCGTGGTCGCAGTCGCGGTGGCCAGCGTTCTGTACTTCAAGGCCGACTTCATCACCGCGAACCTCTTCGACAAGGGTGATTCGAGCAACCTCGTCCCCGTGTTCGTCCTCGCGATTCCACTCGTCGTCGGCTATCAGGTCGGTGTCGGCGGCATCCGTGGGTTCGAGAACACGATTTACAAAACGTACGTTGGCGACCTGCTGTACCCCTTCGGCCGAATATTTCTGCTCGTCGGGTTGCTAGCGCTTGGGTTCGGTCCGGTGGCGGCGGGGTATGCGTACCTCATCAGCGCTGCCGTCGCGTTCGTCGCCGCCCACTATCTATTGAATCGATTGTTGCCACTCGTCGGGGAGTTCAGACTCCACATGCGAGAAATGGCGCTGTTTTCCGCACCGCTCGTGGTTTCGTCAGTGCTCGCCGACCTCCTCACCCGAACCGACACCGTGATGCTCGGATTTTTCAAAACCTCGCATCAGGTTGGATTGTACGCAGCGGCCTACCCGCTCGCTAACAGCCTGCTCATCGCGCTCTCGTCGTTCGGATTTCTGTATCTTCCGCTGGCGTCTCGTCTCGACGCGAACGGCGAGCGGGACGAGATATCGTCGATTTATCAACTCACGACGAAGTGGATTTTCGTCGTGACCTTTCCAGCGTTCCTCCTGTTCGTAACCTTCCCGGCGGACATCCTGACCGTCTTCTTCGGCGAGCGATACGCAGGCGGCGCGTTGGCCTTGGTCATCCTTTCGCTCGGGTTTTTCACCAACGCCGCCGGTGGTCGAAACCGTGAGACGCTTTCAGCCCTTGGCCATACGGGGATGATACTCACGGGTAACGCGCTCGCGTTCGGCCTCAACCTCGTTTTGAACCTCGTTTTGATTCCTGCACACGGGTTCGTCGGCGCCGCGGTCGCATCCGCCATCGCAAACGTCACGCTCAACGTCTTCATGTTCGCGGTGCTATGGCTGAAATTCGGTATCACGCCGTTTTCCCGGTGGACCGTCCGAACGATGACGCGCGTGCCACTTCTGCTGTTTCCTCCGGCAGTGGTCGTCTCACGAATGGTTTCGCTTTCCGTCATTACGCTTCCGCTCGCACTCGCCATCGCCGCCGTCGGGACCCTCATCGCCGTCTCCGCAGCGGATTGTCTCCAACCGGAGGACAGAGTCGTCGTCGACTTCGTCGAAAAGATCACAAAGACGAAACTGCCGTTTCTGCACGGCTACGTTCCCGAAGCGACCGACTGA
- a CDS encoding alkaline phosphatase family protein, whose protein sequence is MSSDVPRTVVLGFDALDFEYLDEFDAELPNFSRLRSDGIDAPLRSTHPPWTGSAWPSMYTGSDPTQHNAFGFFDYTNSYPDEASIITRNDVAAPALWNYLTAIDEPSIVLNVPVTHPAEPLTGALVPGYLAPEDADGYPETIRDELSDALGEEYSIYSKGEMSSNKSEKLDGYVHAIGLRARAAKYLLENWDWRVAVVQVQKTDAVFHNFDDPTAFRRVYRTADELVGTVLKTAPDANVVVCSDHGMGITDGYKIFVNEILREHGFVEAAANGDDHGTGLATVKDSLVEPEARDDSESDRTLTRTALTKGVTGLSAVGITPGKVYTTAQRFGLGSALKRAVPQNVIAVADQTVDWRGSKAYCRALGELGVRINLEGRDPEGVVPESEYENVRSELIEILSEVRTPDGKPAFEFVKRAEAVSSGSDPKSGPDVVFMPTEMNHLVLPSLVGERFLPVEEYNHKPDGVFIGAGPSFDETATLAELSLSDVAPIAMAAAGLPVPEQMTGAVPDGLLAGAIETKAYTDVEFGTDGNVGTEGQVESRLEDLGYL, encoded by the coding sequence ATGAGTTCCGACGTTCCACGAACCGTCGTTCTCGGGTTCGATGCACTCGACTTCGAGTACTTGGACGAGTTCGACGCGGAGCTACCAAACTTCTCTCGACTTCGCTCCGATGGCATCGACGCACCGCTTCGTTCGACGCATCCCCCATGGACCGGAAGCGCATGGCCCTCGATGTACACGGGAAGCGACCCGACGCAACACAACGCGTTCGGTTTTTTCGATTACACGAACTCCTATCCCGACGAGGCCAGCATCATCACCCGCAACGACGTGGCCGCACCCGCCCTTTGGAACTACCTGACGGCAATAGACGAACCGTCGATCGTCCTCAACGTCCCGGTCACACACCCTGCAGAACCGCTTACGGGGGCGCTCGTTCCGGGCTACCTCGCACCTGAGGACGCCGATGGCTACCCGGAGACCATCCGAGACGAACTGTCGGACGCCCTCGGCGAGGAGTACAGCATCTACTCCAAAGGCGAGATGTCGAGCAATAAATCGGAAAAGCTCGATGGATACGTCCATGCGATCGGGCTACGCGCACGCGCGGCCAAGTATCTCCTCGAGAACTGGGACTGGCGCGTGGCCGTCGTTCAAGTACAAAAGACCGATGCTGTCTTCCACAACTTCGACGACCCAACCGCGTTCCGCAGAGTGTATCGTACGGCCGACGAGCTCGTCGGAACCGTCTTAAAAACCGCACCGGACGCGAACGTCGTCGTCTGTTCCGACCACGGAATGGGTATCACGGATGGCTACAAAATATTCGTCAACGAGATACTTCGAGAACACGGGTTCGTCGAGGCCGCCGCAAACGGCGACGACCACGGAACCGGGTTAGCGACGGTGAAGGATTCGCTCGTCGAACCGGAGGCACGTGACGACTCCGAGTCGGACCGAACTCTCACACGGACCGCGTTGACGAAGGGCGTGACAGGACTCAGCGCAGTCGGAATCACGCCCGGCAAAGTGTACACGACCGCACAACGGTTCGGATTGGGTTCCGCACTGAAACGAGCAGTTCCGCAGAACGTGATCGCAGTCGCGGATCAAACCGTCGATTGGCGTGGTTCGAAGGCGTACTGTCGCGCACTGGGCGAGCTCGGCGTTCGCATCAATCTCGAAGGGCGCGACCCCGAGGGCGTGGTTCCCGAATCGGAGTACGAGAATGTTCGGTCCGAACTCATCGAAATCCTCTCGGAAGTCAGAACCCCGGATGGAAAACCGGCGTTCGAGTTCGTGAAACGGGCCGAGGCTGTCTCCTCGGGTTCCGATCCGAAGAGCGGACCGGACGTCGTATTCATGCCGACGGAAATGAACCATCTCGTCCTCCCGAGCCTCGTCGGCGAGCGGTTCCTCCCGGTCGAGGAGTACAATCACAAACCGGACGGTGTGTTCATCGGCGCCGGGCCGAGCTTCGACGAAACCGCGACCCTCGCCGAACTCTCGCTCTCGGACGTCGCACCGATCGCTATGGCGGCGGCAGGCCTTCCCGTTCCCGAACAAATGACCGGAGCGGTTCCGGATGGATTGCTGGCCGGCGCGATAGAAACGAAAGCATACACCGACGTTGAGTTCGGCACGGATGGGAACGTGGGCACCGAAGGACAGGTCGAATCGAGACTCGAAGACCTCGGCTATCTCTAA
- a CDS encoding alpha/beta hydrolase yields the protein MDDEMADAIEKIEGMGVPPWHAMSIESARRIEDDVFTADEREGIHFVRNLSITGPRGDIPIRVYRPDVQEAPVVVFYHGGGWVLGTLDSIDGVCRELANRANCVVVSVDYRLAPEHPFPAGVDDAFAALEWVESHADSFGGDPSRLGVAGTSAGGNLAAVTALRAHEFDGPSLAHQCLLYPITNHAFDTDSYVENGDGPLLSRADMEWFWDHYLRSPVDGANPFASPLRASDLSGLPPATVVTCGYDPLRDEGIAYADRLAEADVQVRHNHYPGMAHGFLSLTDMVSTADEAMDAVAESIQSSLE from the coding sequence ATGGACGACGAAATGGCCGACGCCATCGAGAAGATAGAGGGGATGGGCGTTCCCCCGTGGCACGCGATGTCCATCGAAAGTGCCCGCAGAATCGAGGACGACGTGTTTACCGCGGACGAGCGAGAGGGGATACATTTCGTCCGTAACCTGTCGATAACCGGACCGAGGGGAGATATTCCGATTCGCGTGTATCGACCCGACGTGCAGGAAGCCCCAGTCGTCGTGTTCTATCACGGCGGCGGGTGGGTACTCGGAACGCTCGACTCCATCGACGGGGTGTGTCGAGAACTGGCGAACCGAGCGAACTGTGTCGTCGTCTCGGTCGATTATCGACTCGCACCGGAACATCCGTTCCCTGCTGGCGTAGACGACGCGTTTGCCGCGCTCGAATGGGTCGAAAGTCACGCCGATTCGTTCGGCGGTGACCCGAGTAGACTGGGCGTTGCGGGCACGAGTGCAGGCGGCAACCTCGCGGCGGTTACCGCACTTCGCGCGCACGAGTTCGATGGCCCGTCGCTCGCACATCAGTGTCTGCTATATCCAATCACGAATCACGCGTTCGATACCGACTCCTACGTCGAAAACGGGGATGGTCCGCTCCTTAGTCGGGCGGACATGGAATGGTTCTGGGACCACTACCTCCGAAGTCCCGTCGATGGTGCGAATCCGTTCGCGTCGCCGCTTCGCGCGAGTGACCTCTCGGGACTTCCACCCGCGACTGTCGTCACCTGTGGCTACGACCCGCTCCGCGATGAGGGGATCGCTTACGCCGACCGCCTTGCGGAGGCTGATGTGCAAGTGCGACACAACCACTATCCCGGGATGGCGCACGGATTTTTGAGTCTCACGGATATGGTTTCGACTGCGGATGAGGCGATGGACGCGGTAGCGGAATCGATTCAGTCGAGTCTGGAATAA
- a CDS encoding helix-turn-helix domain-containing protein produces the protein MSTIAEVEIPAQEFALRKTLEQVPDAEFDVVRVAAHDSKHVLPYIWATADDFDALNDALENDPSVDELRILEDLGDERLYRMNWVDQIRVVIHILIEEEATILNLRGKENRWRLRILFPTRDALSATYEFCEESGLSLDVRNIYEMSETRHGLFGLTEEQHETLLMALEAGYYDVPRDATADDLSDNLNISHQAISERLRRGHRSLVKNALAVGPGDGKE, from the coding sequence ATGAGTACTATTGCGGAGGTGGAGATACCGGCTCAAGAATTCGCGTTGAGAAAGACGTTGGAACAGGTTCCGGACGCCGAATTCGATGTCGTTCGCGTCGCTGCTCACGACTCGAAGCATGTGTTACCTTACATCTGGGCGACTGCGGACGATTTCGATGCGTTGAACGATGCGCTCGAAAACGATCCGAGTGTCGATGAACTCAGGATACTCGAAGACCTGGGTGATGAGCGTCTCTACCGAATGAACTGGGTGGATCAGATTCGCGTCGTCATTCATATCCTCATCGAGGAGGAAGCGACGATACTGAACCTCCGCGGGAAAGAAAACCGCTGGCGACTTCGGATTCTCTTTCCTACCCGGGACGCCCTGTCCGCGACCTATGAGTTCTGCGAGGAGTCGGGGCTTTCACTCGACGTCCGCAACATCTACGAAATGAGCGAGACACGCCACGGACTGTTCGGTCTGACTGAAGAACAACATGAAACGTTGTTGATGGCGCTCGAAGCGGGGTATTACGACGTTCCGCGGGATGCAACTGCGGATGACCTCTCCGACAATTTGAACATTTCACACCAAGCGATTTCGGAGCGACTCCGACGCGGTCATCGAAGCCTCGTTAAAAACGCGCTCGCGGTCGGTCCTGGCGACGGGAAGGAATGA